The region GAGAGCGTACGGCTGATCGGCCATCAAAAGCTTCACCGCCGTCCGCTGCAATCGTCGGGTTGCTTCCAGTGGCGGCATTTGCCTGAGGTCTGGTTTACTGCTGAGAAAGAATGCTCTCAAGCAATCCGGGGAACCGACAGCCAAGCAAATCGGCACGCAACGAATTCATATGCGTAGTTCCCACGCTACGGGTGTGTACAAGCCCTGCATCCCGTAATACCCGAAAGTGATGAGACATGCTGGATTTCGGACGTCCCCCGTCCAGTTCGCCGCAACTGGCCTCGAGAACCCCTGCGAGGCAGCGAACGATTTCCAGGCGAACAGGGTCACTCAAAGCGTACAGCACGCGTTCGAGAATCAGGTCTTCGGTATTTGGGTGTTTGAAGGCTCGCATGACTCGAATAATAACAGGGCTATCGCTAATTACCATAGTTCGATTAACATCGAACAATCGAATGAAATTGTCTCTTCGTTTCCTGGAGCTCTCCCATGTCTGCATTGTTCGAACCCTTCAAACTGAAAGACGTTACGTTACGCAACCGGATCGCCATCCCGCCGATGTGCCAGTACATGGCTAACGACGGCATCGTCAACGACTGGCATCATGTCCACCTCGCAAGTTTGGCCCGCGGCGGTGCTGGCTTGTTGGTTGTCGAGGCTACCGCTGTCGCGCCTGAAGGCCGCATCACGCCAGGTTGCGCGGGGATCTGGAGTGATGAGCATGCGCAAGCCTTCGTCCCTATGGTGCAAGCTATCAAGGCCGCAGGCTCCGTACCCGGTATCCAGATCGCCCATGCCGGCCGCAAGGCCAGCGCCAATCGTCCATGGGAAGGCGACGACCATATCCCCGCTTCCGATGCCCGCGCTTGGCAAACCATTGCACCAT is a window of Pseudomonas sp. 10S4 DNA encoding:
- a CDS encoding ArsR/SmtB family transcription factor; this translates as MVISDSPVIIRVMRAFKHPNTEDLILERVLYALSDPVRLEIVRCLAGVLEASCGELDGGRPKSSMSHHFRVLRDAGLVHTRSVGTTHMNSLRADLLGCRFPGLLESILSQQ